The following coding sequences are from one Candidatus Delongbacteria bacterium window:
- a CDS encoding ABC transporter substrate-binding protein produces MKIVIVLTFVMFSFLFSRDSLNIAVLIPFTGDESKTFQDNFNSFEMATNENNLNLKNKYINLRKYDNMSSVVGTVQAAKKIVKDGVKYVLGCSYSSYSYAAGQVFQQNDVVLMTDTSTNPDVTLIGDHIFRICFTDDYQGKIISNFAITDLNLSNFSIVTDIDNRYSIGLTEIFKSEILAKGKKIINNYNIRKVDKDFTEIISDLKNDNPEAVFLPLYEEEAGLFMKQAIKLGLSTIFLGGDSWSGSELFKYADDYITNAYYCTHWSMIIKNDKSQAFIEKYNDLYSSSMELQNTTALSYDSANMLIRAINECPKDYPLYKFLAEMEFDGVTGHIKFDENRNPLDKHSIINRVDGKNITFIKEYIP; encoded by the coding sequence ATGAAGATTGTTATTGTTCTAACATTTGTGATGTTTTCTTTTCTTTTTTCCAGAGATTCTCTCAATATTGCAGTATTGATACCATTTACAGGTGATGAAAGTAAGACATTCCAAGATAATTTCAATTCTTTTGAGATGGCTACAAATGAAAATAATTTGAACTTAAAGAATAAATATATAAATTTGCGTAAGTATGATAACATGAGTTCAGTTGTCGGGACAGTGCAGGCTGCAAAAAAGATTGTAAAAGATGGTGTGAAATATGTTTTAGGATGTAGTTATAGCTCGTATTCATACGCAGCAGGACAGGTGTTTCAGCAAAATGATGTTGTACTAATGACAGATACTTCAACAAATCCCGATGTAACACTTATTGGTGATCATATTTTCAGGATTTGCTTCACGGATGATTATCAAGGTAAGATTATTTCAAATTTTGCAATAACTGATCTGAATTTGAGTAACTTCTCTATTGTTACAGATATCGATAACAGATATAGTATTGGTCTTACTGAGATTTTCAAATCTGAAATATTAGCTAAGGGAAAAAAGATTATAAATAATTATAATATTAGAAAAGTGGATAAAGATTTTACTGAAATAATAAGTGATCTAAAAAATGATAATCCTGAGGCAGTTTTTCTTCCACTGTATGAAGAAGAAGCAGGACTTTTCATGAAGCAAGCAATAAAATTAGGTTTAAGTACGATTTTTTTAGGTGGTGATTCTTGGAGTGGCTCTGAACTTTTTAAATATGCTGATGATTATATAACTAATGCTTACTATTGTACACACTGGTCTATGATTATTAAAAATGATAAATCTCAAGCATTTATAGAGAAGTATAATGATTTATACTCTAGTAGTATGGAACTTCAAAATACTACAGCTTTGAGTTATGATTCAGCCAATATGTTAATTAGAGCAATCAATGAATGCCCCAAAGATTATCCTTTATATAAATTTCTAGCTGAAATGGAGTTCGATGGTGTTACTGGTCATATAAAATTTGATGAAAACAGAAATCCTTTGGATAAACATAGTATAATCAATAGAGTTGACGGTAAAAACATAACATTTATTAAGGAGTACATTCCATGA